GTCCCTTCCAGGTCGCCAATTTAAATTTTAAGGTAACTCAGAAACGTGAAGTTACTGAGTACTCCATATCACACCAAATGTGAAATTTGGGTGATTGAAGCATGCTGGTGTGGCTCAATTGGTAGAGCAGCTGACTTGTAATCAGCAGGTTATGGGTTCAAGTCCCTTCACCAGCTCCATACATAAAATGCAGAAGTGGCTCAGTGGTAGAGCATCGCCTTGCCAAGGCGAGGGTCGCGAGTTCGAATCTCGTCTTCTGCTCCAAATATGCGGATGTAGTTTAGTGGTAAAACTCCAGCCTTCCAAGCTGGTTATGTGAGTTCGATTCTCATCATCCGCTCCAGTAAAAACATACCTAAAAGGGTATGTTTTTTTGTTATATATACAAATACTATGTATAGATTAAGCTTAAGGAGTGTGAGCCTATTTCAGTCAAATATATTAAAATTTATTTCCATTGGAGTCACTGTCACATGTGGAAGTGTGATGTCCTAAAAGAAGGTTCAAGATTCATATTAATCTACCCTAGGATGTTGTGACGTTCCCATAATTCCAATAAATTTTAATATATTTTCCTTCATAGGCAAGTTACTGTATATATTCAATTTATAATTGACAAATTTATAGATATACTACTTCCAAACTCAATAAACTTTAGCTACTTACAAGGGAATATAAATGAAAAATTTTTAGAAGGTGGAACATCAGAACATCCTATGTTGTAGACAATTGTGAACCTTCTATGGTAAGTATAATATTCACACTCTATAGTCTGATAGTGACTTACCTTATAAACGTTTTTATTTATATGACCGAAGTAAGTTCACATACATTTAGATTCGACATGGTTTATCTATATAATTACACTAGAAGAGGTGAGGATATGAGATGGCAGGATAAGAGGTATCATTCTTTAAATTATGAATTGAGATCTGTCTTTAATGAAAAGATAGGGAAGGTATCATTAGATGGAGGATTTACTTGTCCTAATAGGGATGGGACACTGTCTTATGGGGGATGTATATTTTGTAGTGAGAGTGGATCTGGAGAATTTGCTGGTAGTAGGAATATAGCTATTAAAAGGCAGGTGGAAGATCAAAAGGCTCTATTAGGAGATAAATGGAAGGTGAATAAGTACATAGCTTATTTTCAAAACTATACCAATACATACGATCAGGTAGAAAATTTGAGGCAGAAATATTACGATGCATTAAGCTGTGATGGCATAGTGGGATTAGCTATAGGGACTAGACCTGATTGTATAGATGATGACATATTGGATTTGTTAGAAGATATAAATAACAAAACTTATTTATGGGTAGAATTAGGTCTTCAGACTATTCATGATCATACGGCTGATTTTATAAATCGGGGATATGATTTAGATATATTCAATAAAACGCTGAACAAATTAAAGGATAGAAATATAAGAGTAGTTGTCCATGTTATACTAGGTCTTCCTGGTGAAAGTAAAGAGGAGATGATGGACACTTGTACATATTTATCAGATAGAGGGATAGATGGGATTAAGATTCATTTATTACATATATTAAAGGGAACAAAGCTATACGAATATGTATTAGAAAATCCATATGACCCATTTGAAAAGGAAGAGTATATAGAATTTGTAGTAGATATATTAGAAAGAATTTCACCTAATATAGTGGTCCATAGGATGACTGGTGACGGCAAAAAGGAATTATTATATGAACCCTGGTGGAGTTTAGATAAAAGAGCCATATTAAATGGAATAGATAGGGAACTAAGGGAAAGGGACACATATCAAGGGGCTAAAAATAAGGATGAGGTTTAACCTCATCCTATTTTACATTATATTTCTTTACTTAATACCTTTGTAAGGAGCTCTACTGCATTGTTAACATCATCTTTAGAAACTACTTCATTAGGAGTGTGGGCATATCTACAAGCTATAGATAGGGCACCTGAGATTACTCCTGCACGGGATAGATGTATGGCACCTACGTCAGTTCCACCAAAAGTTAGAACCTCTAATTGATATGGAATGTTATTTTCTTTAGCCGTATTAATTAAAAGGTTTTTCATAACAGGATGGCATAATATAGAATTATCCTTTATCTTTATAGCGGGGCCATCATGTAAATTTACGGCTAAGTGTTTGCACTTTGGCATATCTCCACAAGAGGTAATATCTAAAGCTATGGCAAGGTCAGGTTCAATGGCAAAGGCTGCAGTTTTTGCACCGCGTAAGCCCAGTTCTTCTTGAACTGTAAATACGAAATATAGCTCATTAGGAGAGGCGCTTAACCTTTTAATAGTCTCTATGGCTATATAGCATCCTATTCTATCATCTAAGGCCTTAGTCATAACACTATGGCCTAAGTCTACAAGATCTGAATGGAAGCATGCCACATCACCTAAATTAACTTTAGTTAAGGCTTCTTCTTTATCCTTAGCACCTATATCTATGTACATTTTTTCTAACTTTAAATGTTTCATATCTTCCATATGTTCCATATGAAGTGTACCTATAGTACCATTTGAGAATCTAACCTTTTGGCCAAGGGATACGAAAGGAGATACTCCACCTATATTTGAAAATCTTAAAAATCCTTTATCATCAATTCCTGTGATTATTATTCCTATTTCGTCCATATGGGCTGCAATCATAACCTTTTTGCCAGATCCCTTTTTAACTGCAATCAAGTTACCCATAGTATCTACAGATACTTCATCCACATGATCCTTTACTTCATTTAAAATAACTTCCCTAATAGCTTCTTCGTTACCAGCTGGACCATAGGCATAAGATAGTTTCTTAATTAAATCTATATTAAACATTTACGAACTCCTCCTTTTTTATGTCTTTTAAAAATTCATCTAAAAGTTTTTTAGAGTTATTAAAATCTCTTTTACTTATTACAGATACAGGTGAATGAAGGTATCTACAAGGCATTGATATACAAGCCGTAGGAATACCATTTTTAGATAAATGAATTTGACCTGAATCATTTCCGCCCTTTGGAACTTGTTTAAATTGGTATGAAATATTATTATCCTTAGCCACACCAATTAATCTATTTGTAACAGCCTTACTATAGTATGTAACCCTATCTAATACGGAAAAGGCAGGGCCACCGTGCATTTTTGTTACAAAATCAGGTTCTTCTACTTTATCTAAATCAAAGCAAGAAGTGGTTTCTATCACTATTGCTAAATCTGAATCTAATCTATAGGAGTAAGGAGCAGCCCCTCTAAGTCCAACCTCTTCTTGCACAGAAAATACTGCATAAATGGTGGAGTCATAATTATTCTTTAAAAGGTCCATAATAATAGCACAACCAGCTCTATCATCTAGGGCCTTGGCTTTTATTAAATCATCTCCAAATTCCACGTAGTCACTTAAAAAACATATATAATCTCCTGGAGACACATGCTTTTTCCCATCATCTTTAGATTTAGCACCAATATCTATATATAAGTCTTTAGACTTTAGAGGAACAGTTCTTTCTTTTGGTGTTTGTAAGTGAATGGCCTTAGCACCAATAACACCAGTGATTTTTTTATCTCCTATGGAAACGGGCTTAGAAACTAATACCTTATCGTCTATTCCACCAACCTTTAAGAACTTAACAAAGCCCTTATCATTTATGGATTTAACCATTAAACCCACTTCGTCCATATGTGCTGATAACATTACCTTTGGATAATTTTCTTTACCATGTTTAATGGCTATTAAGTTTCCCAATCTATCAATTTTGATTTCATCCACATGATCTTTTATTTCTTCCTTTATAAAGTTTCTAACAGCATCTTCATTACCAGATACTCCATTTAAGCTAGTTAATTTTTCTAAAAGCATAGTAATTCCTCCAAATCAATATTATCTAGGCTTAATATGAAATAAGCTAAAAGCTTACCTACATTTTTAATATCTTCCATTGATAGAGTCTCTACTGAAGTATGCATATATCTAAGTGGAATAGATAAAAGAGCAGTTGCTATTCCGCATCTGGAAATTTGTATAGATCTTGTATCTGTTCCAGAGTTACCTGGAACTAAATCTACTTGATATGGGATATTGTGTTCTTTGGCAAGTTCGATTAATTTTTTATGAAGCTTTGGATGAATATTGGCACCAAAAGCAATACCAACTCCCTTTGATAAATCAAGAGTCTCATCCTTTGGTAGTTCTGGAGTAGAACCAAATCCCACATCAACGGCAATACCAATATCTGGATTGATGTTAAATGCACTTACTATGGCTCCCCTAGTACCAACTTCTTCTTGTACAGTACAAACTCCATATACATCTATAGAATGGTTCATCTTCTTTAAGATTTCAAAACAATGAAGCATGGCTAAAACACCAGCTCTATCATCCATTGCTTTAGAAGAATAAAAATCATTTTGAAGTTTTAGCATATGCCTTTTTACTGTTATAGGGTCTCCTATGGACACGACTTTTTTAGCTTCCTCTTTAGATAAACCTATATCTATACGCATATCTTCCATTTTAGGAGCTTTCTTCTTGTCTTCTTCATTTTGAATATGGGGTGGCTTTGTAGCCACAATACCAAAAACTTTTTCTCTACCATGAACTATTACTTCTTGGGCAGGTAGGGTTCTATAGTCATAACCACCTATGTTTGTAAATTGAACAAATCCCGCATCATCAATGTCTTTTACCATAAGGCCTATTTCGTCCATATGGGCAGCTAACATTACTTTTTTGTGACCACCTCTTGAAATGTGTGCAATCATATTTCCTAAGGGGTCTGACTGGATGTCATCGCATAAATCAAAGAACAGATCTTTAGCTTGGGCAAAGATATTTTCTTCAAAACCAGATACACCATCTGTTTCTACTAATTTTTTTAACTTATCCGCTAGTTCCATTTTATACCTCCTTTACGTGTACATAGAATATTATACCAAAAAAAACGATAGACAAAGATATTCTTTGCCTATCAGTTTTGTATCTTGACAAAGTTTTGCTTTACGCACCGAATTTATCTAATCTCTTAGCATTAGCTAAAAGTAGGCCCATTAAATATTTACTTTCAAAAAATCCTAGGCCACCTTTGTTACAACAATTCTCATGAAAATATTTTGCATCATCCGTACCGCAAAAACGACTATGTATAAGCAGTGGAACTGGATGCCAACTATGGGAGCGCATAGGGCAAGGGGACGAATGATCTGCCGTTATGGCTAATACATCAGGTTTATTTTGTAACAGTATTGGTAAATATTTATCTACTTCTTCTATGTGCCTTACTTTATCCAAGAAGTCACCATCTTCACCAGCCTGGTCTGTACCCTTTATATGGATAAAGAAAAAGTCATATTTTGCTTTAGATTGGACATATGTATTAAAGAGACTTTCAATAGTATCACCTGTAGGAAGTAAAGTCATTCCCAATAAGGATGAAATTCCTTTATACATGGGATAAGAAGCAATGGCTGCTGATTCTAATAAATATTTATCTCTCATGGATGTAAGTTCAGGCCTTGATGCTATTCCCCTCATTAAAAAACCATTGGCTGGATGATCATCCTTAATTAATTCATACCCCTTTTTCATAAACTTATTAATAACATTTGCTAAAAACTGAGAATTCTCATCTTCACCCTTAGCTTCTCTAGGAGCCTTTCCTTCAGCTAGTGGATCTACATCATTTATGGATGAACCTAATTTCTTATCCTTACTTCTAAATACAGTAACAAATCTATGTCCCTTTCCAGGCTCTATAATAATTTCTACGCCATCAATCTCTTTTATAGTCCTTAATTTTTCACAAAGACGTTCTGTTTCTTCTGTGGGAATTCTTCCTGCCCGTCTATCTGTCACAAGCCCATTTTCATCCATAGATGAAAAGTTGCATCTTGCAGCCACATCACCCCACTCTAAATTAAATCCTATACCAACTGCTTCTAGGACACCACGGCCTATTTGAACGTCAAAGGGATCATATCCAAATAAGCTAGTATGTCCTGGTCCACTACCTGGTGTTATTCCAGGCAGTACTGGATACATTCTTCCTAAGGAAGATTCTCGTGCCAATTTATCTAAATTGGGAGTGTGAGCATATTCTAAAGGAGTTCTATTTCCAAATTCTTTATTTCTAATATCTCCCACACCATCCATTACTAATAGGACAATGGTAGAATTATTAGTTTTTACAGTATCAGATATTACTTGTTCATAGTTCATATAATCACTCTTTCTTTCTATAATTTTAAAATATAAGGATACTAGTAATATTTTGTACAGAGAGGAATAAAAATATATATATAAACCCAGATTAGTCATAGAAAGTTTGAAGATATGCAAGTAGTTTTGACTCTAAGATGTTTATCAGGTTCGAAGACATACCAATACGGTACGTTGAGAATTTGATGAATAGATTAGAATCAAAAGGACCTAGCAGAGTTTTGAATTTTATATGACTAATCTGGGTTAAATGTAATAAGACTGTTTTTTTATCAGTTTATTGGAAACGGAGGGATTATTATTTTCAAGGTTAGGGGAAAAATAAATTATTTTGCTGCTTTAGTGTGTATATTCATAGCTGAAATAACAGGCCTTTTAAGTAGTTATTTTACTAGAGGTTCCATGAGGGGCTTTTATTCTGAATTAGCAAAACCTGTCTTTGCTCCACCGACCTGGCTATTTGCAGTAGTATGGCCCATATTATATTTACTTATGGGTATAGCTTCTTACAGAATATGGATGATGAAAAGATATGACAAGAGAGCTAAAAAAGCTTTATTCTATTATGGACTTCAATTATTTATAAACTTTACTTGGAGTATTATATTCTTTGGAATGAATAGGATAGGATTGGCTATAATATGTATTATTATATTATTGGGTTTAATAATAATTACTACTAAAATATTTGGTAGAATTGACAAAGTAGCTAGAAATTTAATGATACCTTACATAATATGGGTGGCCTTTGCTACTATACTTAATATAACCATATGGTGTATGAATATGTAACAACATAAAAGTACATTTCCTGGGAAATTTAAGGGGAAAATAATGTAGAATGAAAGGATAAAAGGAAAAACTTAGTAAAAGTTTTCCTTTTTTTATTAATAAAATATTATCAATAACACTTGAAGGGTTATCATATTAATATTAGAATATTAGTATACTAAAAAATTATTATGAATGGCGAAAAGAGGTGGTAATTTTGGATGGAGTTTTAGAGATTTTTTTAAACATAGGAATAAGGGATATTCTAGATATGGCTATTGTGGCCTTTGTTTTTTATAAGTTATTAATGCTTATAAGACATACTAGTGCAGAACAATTAATAAAGGGAATATTAGTATTATTAATTGCCACCAAATTAAGTGACTGGATGGGATTTTATGTAACTAACTGGATACTTAAAAATACTATGACAGTGGGAGTAATTGCCCTACTTATAGTGTTTCAACCTGAGTTGAGACGCGCACTTGAACACATTGGTAGAAGTAAACTATTTTTAAACTCCATAATGGAGCTAGATACGGAACAAATAGAGAAATATTCTGATAGGATAGTAGATGCTGTATTTAATTTGGGTAAGGACAAAATAGGTGCATTAATAGTAATGGAAGGTGAAACGGGACTTTCTGATGTAATCGAAACGGGAACCATCATAAACGGAGAAATTTCTACGGAATTATTAATTAATATTTTTATACCTAATACTCCTCTTCATGATGGTGCTGTTATTGTTAGAAATGGAAAGATTATGGCAGCAGGATGTGTTCTACCTTTAACCTCTAATCCTAACATAAGTAAGAAGTTAGGAACAAGACATAGGGCTGGTATTGGAGTCACAGAAAAATCTGATGCCCTGACAATTATGGTGTCAGAGGAAACTGGAGCCATATCAGTAGCTAGGGAAGGTAAATTGACGAGATTTGTAGATGAAAGACTATTGAGAGCAATAATAAAAAATGCATATGAGCAAGAGGAAAGGCAGCCTTTATTAAGGATGATATGGAGGCGAAAGAATGACAAAGATAAAAAATAAAACATCAAAGATGAAAATAAAGAGGTTGGGGTTATTTGGGAATAATACCAATCTAAAGCTGGCATCAATTCTCTTTGCCTTTGTAATGTGGTTATATGTAATGGGAGAGGTAAATCCTCAAACTACTATAGAATTAAAGGGGATACC
This window of the Anaeromicrobium sediminis genome carries:
- a CDS encoding M42 family metallopeptidase — its product is MELADKLKKLVETDGVSGFEENIFAQAKDLFFDLCDDIQSDPLGNMIAHISRGGHKKVMLAAHMDEIGLMVKDIDDAGFVQFTNIGGYDYRTLPAQEVIVHGREKVFGIVATKPPHIQNEEDKKKAPKMEDMRIDIGLSKEEAKKVVSIGDPITVKRHMLKLQNDFYSSKAMDDRAGVLAMLHCFEILKKMNHSIDVYGVCTVQEEVGTRGAIVSAFNINPDIGIAVDVGFGSTPELPKDETLDLSKGVGIAFGANIHPKLHKKLIELAKEHNIPYQVDLVPGNSGTDTRSIQISRCGIATALLSIPLRYMHTSVETLSMEDIKNVGKLLAYFILSLDNIDLEELLCF
- a CDS encoding M42 family metallopeptidase, with the protein product MFNIDLIKKLSYAYGPAGNEEAIREVILNEVKDHVDEVSVDTMGNLIAVKKGSGKKVMIAAHMDEIGIIITGIDDKGFLRFSNIGGVSPFVSLGQKVRFSNGTIGTLHMEHMEDMKHLKLEKMYIDIGAKDKEEALTKVNLGDVACFHSDLVDLGHSVMTKALDDRIGCYIAIETIKRLSASPNELYFVFTVQEELGLRGAKTAAFAIEPDLAIALDITSCGDMPKCKHLAVNLHDGPAIKIKDNSILCHPVMKNLLINTAKENNIPYQLEVLTFGGTDVGAIHLSRAGVISGALSIACRYAHTPNEVVSKDDVNNAVELLTKVLSKEI
- a CDS encoding TspO/MBR family protein, which codes for MCIFIAEITGLLSSYFTRGSMRGFYSELAKPVFAPPTWLFAVVWPILYLLMGIASYRIWMMKRYDKRAKKALFYYGLQLFINFTWSIIFFGMNRIGLAIICIIILLGLIIITTKIFGRIDKVARNLMIPYIIWVAFATILNITIWCMNM
- a CDS encoding 2,3-bisphosphoglycerate-independent phosphoglycerate mutase encodes the protein MNYEQVISDTVKTNNSTIVLLVMDGVGDIRNKEFGNRTPLEYAHTPNLDKLARESSLGRMYPVLPGITPGSGPGHTSLFGYDPFDVQIGRGVLEAVGIGFNLEWGDVAARCNFSSMDENGLVTDRRAGRIPTEETERLCEKLRTIKEIDGVEIIIEPGKGHRFVTVFRSKDKKLGSSINDVDPLAEGKAPREAKGEDENSQFLANVINKFMKKGYELIKDDHPANGFLMRGIASRPELTSMRDKYLLESAAIASYPMYKGISSLLGMTLLPTGDTIESLFNTYVQSKAKYDFFFIHIKGTDQAGEDGDFLDKVRHIEEVDKYLPILLQNKPDVLAITADHSSPCPMRSHSWHPVPLLIHSRFCGTDDAKYFHENCCNKGGLGFFESKYLMGLLLANAKRLDKFGA
- a CDS encoding TIGR01212 family radical SAM protein (This family includes YhcC from E. coli K-12, an uncharacterized radical SAM protein.) encodes the protein MRWQDKRYHSLNYELRSVFNEKIGKVSLDGGFTCPNRDGTLSYGGCIFCSESGSGEFAGSRNIAIKRQVEDQKALLGDKWKVNKYIAYFQNYTNTYDQVENLRQKYYDALSCDGIVGLAIGTRPDCIDDDILDLLEDINNKTYLWVELGLQTIHDHTADFINRGYDLDIFNKTLNKLKDRNIRVVVHVILGLPGESKEEMMDTCTYLSDRGIDGIKIHLLHILKGTKLYEYVLENPYDPFEKEEYIEFVVDILERISPNIVVHRMTGDGKKELLYEPWWSLDKRAILNGIDRELRERDTYQGAKNKDEV
- the cdaA gene encoding diadenylate cyclase CdaA, whose translation is MDGVLEIFLNIGIRDILDMAIVAFVFYKLLMLIRHTSAEQLIKGILVLLIATKLSDWMGFYVTNWILKNTMTVGVIALLIVFQPELRRALEHIGRSKLFLNSIMELDTEQIEKYSDRIVDAVFNLGKDKIGALIVMEGETGLSDVIETGTIINGEISTELLINIFIPNTPLHDGAVIVRNGKIMAAGCVLPLTSNPNISKKLGTRHRAGIGVTEKSDALTIMVSEETGAISVAREGKLTRFVDERLLRAIIKNAYEQEERQPLLRMIWRRKNDKDKK
- a CDS encoding M42 family metallopeptidase, with translation MLLEKLTSLNGVSGNEDAVRNFIKEEIKDHVDEIKIDRLGNLIAIKHGKENYPKVMLSAHMDEVGLMVKSINDKGFVKFLKVGGIDDKVLVSKPVSIGDKKITGVIGAKAIHLQTPKERTVPLKSKDLYIDIGAKSKDDGKKHVSPGDYICFLSDYVEFGDDLIKAKALDDRAGCAIIMDLLKNNYDSTIYAVFSVQEEVGLRGAAPYSYRLDSDLAIVIETTSCFDLDKVEEPDFVTKMHGGPAFSVLDRVTYYSKAVTNRLIGVAKDNNISYQFKQVPKGGNDSGQIHLSKNGIPTACISMPCRYLHSPVSVISKRDFNNSKKLLDEFLKDIKKEEFVNV